The nucleotide window CCCAGTTGGCGAGCGTCTTGGTGCGCGGCGTGCGGGAGCGGCGCGCCGCCTGCAGCAGGTCCAGCAGCGGCCGCGTCTCCAGCAGCGGCAGCACGCGCTGCCCGAACACCGTGCACAGGTCGCCCGTCAGCCCCGCGATCACCGACATGTGCCCGTCCGTGCGCTCCGGCTCGCACGCCACTTGCATCATGAACGTCACGATGGCCGGCACGTGCGGCTCCACCAGCGCCACGTCCGACCGGACCTGCTAAGTCACTCACAATTGTACGCACGTCGGCTAAGAACTTAATAATCTttcagatttaatttaaaacctttTGTTGCACAGTGGTATTTTTCAGACTATatactaaaatacatattttttcatttgatgcaagcaataaaaattactgaaataaagTTTGGAAGTGGGGACGTTTTATTTCATGCTATTGTACGAAATAATCacgttaaaagaaaaaaaaaatgatgaaccAAAgacgttcatattttttacagatttttttgttaaaatttgaTATACGAACCTCGCCTGTAGATCCCTTCAAGCCTTGGATAATTCCAGTGTAGGCCTCCAGCACACTTTCGCGGAGCTCGCCCAAATACTCGACCATGTCGTAATCGTTACGATCTACTTGAGCATTGCTAGCCTATAAAGTTCAAgaaaattttcaattacaatttaatgtatgtttttattacttgtaACTATTGTTCTGTGTGAATTAATATATTACCTGCAGCAACATCTGCATGACGACGTCAAAGTATTTAGCGAAATCGGGACCGATGCTAAGCGCGATGTCGCCAAACACAGATAAAATCTGTGGTTTTACAGAGCGATGAATAGATGGATCACCAAGGTTTTCTAATAACAGAACTATAATTTCGTCGCAATATGGTAACACCTGTAACAATTTAAGGATTCTTTTGTTATATCTACTACAAGTTTGCTGTCTCAAGTTCAGGTTACATTTTACTAGCTTACCTTACTCTTCAAAGCACGACAGATATCGCCAGTTAGGCCGACAGCCGCTATGCATACTTGATATTCCTGATGATTTTTAAGTCCAACATAGAGATAGCGCTTGAAAGCATCCATATATTTTAAGAAACCTTCTCCTAAAACTTCCACCAGAGTTGAGACAGCCATAAGGGCATCTTCTTGAACTCCACCTGCTTTGCCTGCATTGCCAGCAAACATAGTCAACAAGGCAGTCATAATCGCATCTGATATTTGTGGCGCATCTTCTTGTGTTACCTTACGAAGAACCGATTGCAGTGTTGCACACAATAGACTTTGCAGATCATTGAACTGTGAGCGATCAGCCTGACTCGAAATATGATTCTCCATCTGCAAGACTTGTTGAAGCCTCTCCAAGATCACCATAGTAGTTTTTTGCACAGTAACATAACAATCAGTTGGAGAGTTTTTAACCATTTCCATCAATGCTTCATAAGCAGCTGATCTTAAATTATGCTGTGCAGCATCTTGGCGATCTGTTGTTTCAAGAAGTCTTTGaacaataaaatcaaagtaTTTTGACATGCAATAGGTCTTAGGTTGATTGGAATCTCCACAATCGGCTGCTTCGTAAGCAGCTTCTGCAAGGCCTGTGAATGCCCAGCAAACATTTGCAGCTACACGAGGCTCAGCTTTTAATCCATTCACAAGACTCTCTAAGAGAGGTTTAAGGTATGTTTCATTGATAGCTGCTTCAGGAACAATTTCACAAATTCTACCAAAAGTCCAAGCAGCTGTGTCTCTTACAGCGACACTAGAGTCATACATAGCTTCAATCAAAGTTGGCATAGCCTTCTCTACTAATGGTTTTAAAGTGTTTGCTTCAAGTCCACCAAGAATAGAACCAAATGCCATCAAAGCAGCTTCCCTATACCTCCAATTTTCATTCTTTATATTTGAGTTGATGAAAGGTAATACATGAGGAACTACTTCATCTTCACAGCAGTTTGACAAAAGCATTAGACAAACAGATGCTGCTTTAGAAGGATTCCATTCTAACTCATCTTCAGTATCATCTTGTTTTGTGAGTTTCTGCATGAGAACAGGAGCCAGATATTGGAGTGCTCCTCGGGCATAGAATCTAGACGTGCGAGCTGGAGGTCGTCCTGGAGAAGACCAGAAATAATTCAAGATATAGACATAACTCTTAGTTAGGAAATGTTAAGATAGTTATGTTTCAATTTGAATTATACAATACCTGCTTCAGCTGCCTCTACTTCTTCAATTGCTAGATCAATCTCTTCATCACTAACATTAGACCAGAACTCAATGCCTTGAAGTGAAATTTCATCAACATCAGATTTCATAGCCTCTAAAGTAATTGGGAATAATGCTTGACCCATGTATGGTTCCATGTATTGATAGTATAATGAGAGAATTTTAACCTGaagtagaaaacaaaaaatactgattacaagaaaatgtttcaaattaaaatgaaatgtagCTTATTAGAATGTACTAGTGTGCTACTTACTAAGCACTGTAGAGCAGCAACACTAATCCTCATGTCGCTGGACTGTGTAGCTTCACAAACAACTTCCAT belongs to Helicoverpa armigera isolate CAAS_96S chromosome 6, ASM3070526v1, whole genome shotgun sequence and includes:
- the Fs(2)ket gene encoding importin subunit beta-1 isoform X2, with the protein product MHTETTLTLIQILEKTVSPDRNELEAAENYLDHAAVSNFTTFIKMLSDVLVAGGNSQVARMAAGLQLKNHLTSKDPTLKQQYQQRWLALPEDIRLYIKKNILTAIGTENSRPSSAAQCVAYVAVAELPVGQWNDLIPMLVENVVNAQSTELKKEATLEAIGYICQEIDAEVLTEQSNPILTAIIHGMRSIETSNHVRLAATQALLNSLEFTKANFDKENERNFIMEVVCEATQSSDMRISVAALQCLVKILSLYYQYMEPYMGQALFPITLEAMKSDVDEISLQGIEFWSNVSDEEIDLAIEEVEAAEAGRPPARTSRFYARGALQYLAPVLMQKLTKQDDTEDELEWNPSKAASVCLMLLSNCCEDEVVPHVLPFINSNIKNENWRYREAALMAFGSILGGLEANTLKPLVEKAMPTLIEAMYDSSVAVRDTAAWTFGRICEIVPEAAINETYLKPLLESLVNGLKAEPRVAANVCWAFTGLAEAAYEAADCGDSNQPKTYCMSKYFDFIVQRLLETTDRQDAAQHNLRSAAYEALMEMVKNSPTDCYVTVQKTTMVILERLQQVLQMENHISSQADRSQFNDLQSLLCATLQSVLRKVTQEDAPQISDAIMTALLTMFAGNAGKAGGVQEDALMAVSTLVEVLGEGFLKYMDAFKRYLYVGLKNHQEYQVCIAAVGLTGDICRALKSKVLPYCDEIIVLLLENLGDPSIHRSVKPQILSVFGDIALSIGPDFAKYFDVVMQMLLQASNAQVDRNDYDMVEYLGELRESVLEAYTGIIQGLKGSTGEQVRSDVALVEPHVPAIVTFMMQVACEPERTDGHMSVIAGLTGDLCTVFGQRVLPLLETRPLLDLLQAARRSRTPRTKTLANWATKEIRKLKHQTPLTS
- the Fs(2)ket gene encoding importin subunit beta-1 isoform X3, yielding MHTETTLTLIQILEKTVSPDRNELEAAENYLDHAAVSNFTTFIKMLSDVLVAGGNSQVARMAAGLQLKNHLTSKDPTLKQQYQQRWLALPEDIRLYIKKNILTAIGTENSRPSSAAQCVAYVAVAELPVGQWNDLIPMLVENVVNAQSTELKKEATLEAIGYICQEIDAEVLTEQSNPILTAIIHGMRSIETSNHVRLAATQALLNSLEFTKANFDKENERNFIMEVVCEATQSSDMRISVAALQCLVKILSLYYQYMEPYMGQALFPITLEAMKSDVDEISLQGIEFWSNVSDEEIDLAIEEVEAAEAGRPPARTSRFYARGALQYLAPVLMQKLTKQDDTEDELEWNPSKAASVCLMLLSNCCEDEVVPHVLPFINSNIKNENWRYREAALMAFGSILGGLEANTLKPLVEKAMPTLIEAMYDSSVAVRDTAAWTFGRICEIVPEAAINETYLKPLLESLVNGLKAEPRVAANVCWAFTGLAEAAYEAADCGDSNQPKTYCMSKYFDFIVQRLLETTDRQDAAQHNLRSAAYEALMEMVKNSPTDCYVTVQKTTMVILERLQQVLQMENHISSQADRSQFNDLQSLLCATLQSVLRKVTQEDAPQISDAIMTALLTMFAGNAGKAGGVQEDALMAVSTLVEVLGEGFLKYMDAFKRYLYVGLKNHQEYQVCIAAVGLTGDICRALKSKVLPYCDEIIVLLLENLGDPSIHRSVKPQILSVFGDIALSIGPDFAKYFDVVMQMLLQASNAQVDRNDYDMVEYLGELRESVLEAYTGIIQGLKGSTGEVRSDVALVEPHVPAIVTFMMQVACEPERTDGHMSVIAGLTGDLCTVFGQRVLPLLETRPLLDLLQAARRSRTPRTKTLANWATKEIRKLKHQTPLTSW
- the Fs(2)ket gene encoding importin subunit beta-1 isoform X1, producing MHTETTLTLIQILEKTVSPDRNELEAAENYLDHAAVSNFTTFIKMLSDVLVAGGNSQVARMAAGLQLKNHLTSKDPTLKQQYQQRWLALPEDIRLYIKKNILTAIGTENSRPSSAAQCVAYVAVAELPVGQWNDLIPMLVENVVNAQSTELKKEATLEAIGYICQEIDAEVLTEQSNPILTAIIHGMRSIETSNHVRLAATQALLNSLEFTKANFDKENERNFIMEVVCEATQSSDMRISVAALQCLVKILSLYYQYMEPYMGQALFPITLEAMKSDVDEISLQGIEFWSNVSDEEIDLAIEEVEAAEAGRPPARTSRFYARGALQYLAPVLMQKLTKQDDTEDELEWNPSKAASVCLMLLSNCCEDEVVPHVLPFINSNIKNENWRYREAALMAFGSILGGLEANTLKPLVEKAMPTLIEAMYDSSVAVRDTAAWTFGRICEIVPEAAINETYLKPLLESLVNGLKAEPRVAANVCWAFTGLAEAAYEAADCGDSNQPKTYCMSKYFDFIVQRLLETTDRQDAAQHNLRSAAYEALMEMVKNSPTDCYVTVQKTTMVILERLQQVLQMENHISSQADRSQFNDLQSLLCATLQSVLRKVTQEDAPQISDAIMTALLTMFAGNAGKAGGVQEDALMAVSTLVEVLGEGFLKYMDAFKRYLYVGLKNHQEYQVCIAAVGLTGDICRALKSKVLPYCDEIIVLLLENLGDPSIHRSVKPQILSVFGDIALSIGPDFAKYFDVVMQMLLQASNAQVDRNDYDMVEYLGELRESVLEAYTGIIQGLKGSTGEQVRSDVALVEPHVPAIVTFMMQVACEPERTDGHMSVIAGLTGDLCTVFGQRVLPLLETRPLLDLLQAARRSRTPRTKTLANWATKEIRKLKHQTPLTSW